In Paenibacillus sp. G2S3, a single window of DNA contains:
- a CDS encoding copper amine oxidase N-terminal domain-containing protein — protein sequence MKKLWISILVVLVVFPMMFQSSVKAATPISIIIDGVRLSTDQAPVMVNGRTMVPLRAIFEAFNATIKWNQKAQTVTATKDDTTIMLKIGSKTATINNKAVTLDVPGLNLKGRTMVPTRFVSEALGHEVGWNPKTQVVTITTSASNVGNAGPVSNVVAQDVSDFGDGRDLQVSFTRAANESLVDHYRVLIVKSGNILNLSSAQTITSYNYSTVLPTGTNPSIQLTSASRTVDGDSIKSNQAYVAYVLTVGKGSNTSALSSGSSIMTLVNKTVAAINNVQVNDISDYGDGRDLSVSFNKLSDESKVSSYRIFVVKAINYSNFNLATANNVTSANYTLVSKTGNNITQILSSGARDVDGALVKTGVSYRVFAMAIDSSNAANNVLSSVSSAITLSNIGVSNLSVSDVNNYNDGRDLRVSFTHATDETYISQYRILVVPTSYYSSFSLAEANNITSAYYTAVSTTGTTTNQVLTSSTRDVRGALIKNGVNYKVYIFSIGSSNTGNVLSSPSSVITLLNDSSVSIVSNLNVSDVNDYGDGRDLRVSFTHATDETYISQYRIMVVPTSYYSSFSLAEANNVSSSNYTSVSTSGSSTSQVLNSSTRDVLGALIKNGTSYRVYVLTIGSGIYWDSNVLSSASSVITLLNDSSVKAVTNLSVSDVNDYGDGRDLKVSFSHATDETYINQYRIMVVPTSYYSSFSLSEANNVSSSNYTSVSTSGNSTSQVLDASARDVRGNLIKDGTSYKVYVLSVGSGNYAGPNALSWESSVITLSTTKSPVSSVTNVTYKEENGRILISFVKSANESNISEYRVLVVPSKQGFGSADAIEVRSSYYTSVTPNGTNPSISTATRDVNGDSIVKGVKYKVYVLAVANNSGVQNGGLSNSTEEFEI from the coding sequence GTGAAGAAGTTATGGATTTCAATTTTAGTAGTTTTAGTAGTCTTTCCGATGATGTTTCAATCCTCTGTAAAGGCTGCTACTCCGATCAGTATTATTATTGACGGGGTTCGATTATCTACAGATCAAGCACCGGTGATGGTGAATGGACGGACGATGGTGCCGTTGCGGGCTATTTTCGAAGCCTTTAATGCCACCATCAAGTGGAATCAAAAAGCACAAACTGTAACTGCAACTAAAGATGATACAACGATTATGTTAAAGATTGGCTCAAAGACCGCCACCATTAACAATAAGGCTGTAACTCTAGACGTGCCTGGTTTGAATCTGAAGGGGAGAACGATGGTTCCAACAAGGTTCGTCAGTGAAGCACTGGGTCATGAAGTGGGATGGAACCCCAAGACGCAAGTAGTAACAATAACGACTTCAGCCTCTAACGTTGGAAATGCAGGCCCAGTATCCAACGTAGTAGCGCAGGATGTGAGTGATTTCGGTGATGGTCGTGATCTTCAGGTTAGCTTCACTCGAGCGGCAAATGAGTCACTAGTGGATCATTACCGTGTTTTGATTGTGAAATCAGGGAATATTCTCAACTTGTCGTCCGCACAAACGATAACCTCTTACAATTATTCTACGGTATTACCAACAGGCACTAATCCTTCGATTCAATTGACGTCTGCTTCGAGGACGGTTGATGGTGATTCAATTAAGAGTAATCAAGCGTATGTGGCTTATGTCTTGACGGTTGGTAAAGGAAGTAATACTAGTGCACTTTCTAGTGGGTCCTCCATTATGACACTAGTGAATAAGACTGTAGCGGCAATAAATAATGTACAAGTAAATGATATAAGCGATTATGGGGATGGAAGAGATTTATCGGTAAGCTTCAATAAGCTGTCAGATGAGTCGAAGGTAAGTTCTTATCGGATATTTGTTGTCAAAGCTATTAATTATTCGAATTTTAATTTAGCTACAGCAAATAATGTGACCAGTGCTAATTACACGTTAGTCAGCAAGACGGGTAATAATATCACGCAAATTTTATCTTCAGGAGCCAGAGATGTGGACGGAGCTCTTGTTAAAACTGGCGTGAGCTACAGAGTGTTTGCCATGGCAATTGATAGCAGTAATGCAGCAAATAATGTGTTGTCTTCTGTTTCATCAGCAATTACGCTGTCCAACATAGGAGTTTCTAACTTAAGTGTTAGCGACGTTAACAACTATAATGATGGCCGAGATTTGAGGGTATCATTTACTCATGCGACGGACGAAACCTATATTAGCCAGTATCGTATCCTGGTAGTTCCGACGTCCTATTACAGTAGCTTTAGTTTAGCTGAAGCCAATAATATAACCAGTGCCTACTATACAGCAGTGAGTACAACAGGTACTACAACCAATCAAGTATTGACTTCATCAACCAGAGATGTACGTGGAGCTTTGATAAAGAATGGAGTCAACTATAAAGTATATATTTTTTCTATTGGAAGCAGTAATACTGGCAATGTGCTTTCGTCACCTTCATCGGTCATTACGTTGTTGAATGATTCTAGTGTGAGTATCGTCTCAAACTTGAATGTCAGTGACGTTAACGACTATGGTGATGGCCGAGATTTGAGAGTATCCTTCACTCATGCGACGGACGAAACCTATATTAGCCAGTATCGGATTATGGTAGTACCCACATCCTATTACAGCAGCTTTAGTTTAGCTGAAGCGAATAATGTTTCAAGTAGCAACTATACATCGGTGAGTACATCTGGGTCTTCTACCAGTCAAGTATTGAATTCGTCAACTAGAGACGTTCTCGGCGCTTTGATAAAGAATGGAACTAGCTATAGAGTGTATGTGTTAACCATCGGAAGCGGGATTTATTGGGATTCGAATGTGCTCTCATCCGCTTCATCAGTCATTACATTGTTGAATGATTCCAGCGTAAAGGCCGTTACAAACTTGAGTGTTAGTGATGTTAACGACTATGGCGATGGCCGAGATTTGAAGGTGTCATTTAGCCATGCCACAGATGAAACGTACATTAACCAATACCGGATTATGGTGGTACCTACGTCCTATTACAGCAGCTTCAGCCTATCCGAAGCGAATAATGTATCCAGTTCAAACTACACTTCGGTAAGTACTTCAGGCAATAGTACGAGTCAAGTATTAGATGCCTCAGCCAGAGACGTACGTGGCAATTTGATAAAGGATGGAACCAGCTATAAAGTGTATGTGTTATCTGTCGGTAGTGGGAATTATGCCGGTCCAAATGCTTTGTCCTGGGAGTCATCGGTTATTACGTTATCTACGACTAAGAGCCCAGTGAGCTCTGTAACCAATGTAACGTATAAAGAGGAGAATGGGAGAATCCTGATTAGTTTCGTAAAATCAGCCAATGAGTCCAATATTTCAGAATATCGAGTATTGGTGGTTCCTTCCAAACAAGGTTTTGGTTCTGCGGATGCTATTGAGGTGAGGTCCTCGTATTATACGTCTGTAACCCCTAACGGGACGAATCCTTCCATATCCACTGCGACAAGGGATGTTAACGGCGATTCAATTGTTAAAGGTGTCAAATATAAGGTGTATGTTCTTGCTGTAGCCAATAATAGTGGTGTACAGAATGGTGGTCTTTCAAATTCTACAGAAGAATTTGAAATATAA
- a CDS encoding penicillin-binding transpeptidase domain-containing protein, translated as MHSHTVQGETHPDALTGYAVAMEVDTGNIITMASMPDYDTNYWATGSILPEKYEQIEKHYQNGTITPFSSGRSGHNFESTVLLGSTIKPLSVLIGLKEGFINTSSTYQDKGITSFGREGHETFVRNSSNHVYGSLYPHTAIEKSSNVYMVDMIGKKLYDKYKSKAIGVWDTYMKEFGLGIPTGIGLPREYLGDLNYKAEAKAGSVQSALVYASFGQQGRYTVLQLAQYAATLANEGQRIKPQLVSKITDSNGKVIKEFKREVLDEVTNFDKSFWREIKKGMNSDVKSAFGDFPYDFARKTGTSQQTDSKKINRDNGVFIAFAPRDNPKLAVAVVIPEGGFGSNSAAPVARKIFDAYDWEYGLDGIPKKYC; from the coding sequence TTGCATTCGCATACAGTACAGGGGGAAACACATCCTGATGCTTTAACAGGTTACGCTGTAGCCATGGAGGTCGATACAGGCAATATTATTACGATGGCAAGTATGCCTGATTATGATACCAATTATTGGGCTACGGGTTCGATATTACCGGAGAAGTACGAACAAATCGAAAAGCATTATCAAAACGGAACGATCACTCCCTTTTCATCAGGAAGATCGGGGCATAATTTCGAATCCACTGTGCTGCTCGGCTCGACAATAAAACCATTAAGTGTACTGATTGGATTAAAAGAGGGTTTTATAAATACATCTTCTACTTATCAAGATAAAGGAATTACCTCGTTTGGTAGAGAGGGACATGAGACCTTTGTAAGGAATTCATCGAATCATGTATACGGCTCTTTGTATCCTCACACAGCAATTGAAAAATCTTCAAACGTATATATGGTTGATATGATCGGGAAAAAATTGTACGACAAATACAAATCTAAGGCTATTGGTGTATGGGACACATATATGAAAGAATTCGGTCTCGGTATTCCAACAGGGATAGGTTTACCTAGGGAATACTTGGGTGATTTGAATTATAAAGCTGAAGCGAAAGCTGGATCCGTTCAGTCTGCGCTTGTGTATGCTTCATTTGGACAGCAGGGGCGTTACACAGTTCTTCAGTTGGCGCAATATGCAGCTACTTTAGCCAATGAAGGGCAACGAATCAAACCACAGCTAGTAAGTAAAATTACTGACTCGAACGGGAAGGTTATCAAAGAATTCAAACGGGAAGTGCTTGATGAAGTGACCAATTTTGATAAGTCCTTTTGGCGGGAAATCAAGAAAGGGATGAACAGTGACGTTAAAAGTGCCTTCGGTGATTTCCCCTATGATTTTGCTCGTAAAACAGGGACTTCACAACAAACGGATAGTAAAAAAATTAACCGGGATAACGGAGTGTTCATAGCCTTTGCACCACGTGATAATCCAAAACTTGCTGTGGCTGTAGTCATTCCAGAAGGTGGATTCGGATCAAATAGCGCCGCACCTGTAGCTAGAAAAATTTTTGATGCTTATGATTGGGAGTATGGATTAGATGGAATTCCGAAAAAATATTGTTAA
- a CDS encoding iron-siderophore ABC transporter substrate-binding protein, whose protein sequence is MQKRLISLFMVIAIILVVSGCGTNQKNNSTSNAGANDKPASENASSESTGGPIVLKDSKGEVKLDKPAQKVVVLEWTFTEDIIALGMQPVGNADNENYKLYVTSEVPLDASVTDVGSRDEPDLETIASLKPDLIIANTGGHEGIYDQLKGIAPTLIFGLYPEEGQGNQYTLMEDTFKTIAAAVGKTAEGDKVLADLDAHYAEAKAKLAEAGKEGMNYVLTQAYSYQNAATMRLFTDNSLAVQTLDRIGLKNDWKPANFEVYGFTTSTVEALPAVQDTNLMYIVQKDDNIFTKELKDNSVWNGLNFVKENRTFGLSSTTWVFGGPISSKVIVDEVVNTLTK, encoded by the coding sequence ATGCAAAAAAGGCTAATTAGTTTATTTATGGTTATTGCTATCATATTGGTAGTATCGGGCTGTGGTACTAACCAAAAGAATAATTCAACATCGAACGCGGGAGCAAATGACAAACCAGCTTCTGAAAACGCAAGTAGTGAATCTACAGGCGGTCCGATCGTATTAAAAGATTCTAAAGGCGAGGTTAAGCTGGATAAGCCTGCGCAAAAGGTTGTAGTTCTGGAGTGGACATTTACAGAAGATATTATTGCGCTCGGAATGCAGCCGGTGGGGAACGCCGATAACGAAAACTACAAGTTATATGTAACTTCTGAAGTACCACTCGATGCAAGTGTAACGGATGTTGGTTCACGCGACGAGCCGGATTTAGAGACCATTGCTTCATTAAAGCCAGATTTGATTATTGCGAATACGGGTGGACATGAAGGAATTTATGATCAATTAAAAGGCATCGCTCCAACACTGATTTTCGGTCTGTATCCGGAAGAAGGACAAGGCAATCAGTATACGTTAATGGAAGATACTTTCAAAACGATTGCAGCGGCTGTTGGTAAAACCGCGGAAGGCGACAAGGTTCTTGCTGACCTGGATGCACATTATGCGGAAGCGAAGGCAAAGCTGGCTGAAGCAGGTAAAGAAGGCATGAATTACGTGCTGACACAAGCTTACAGCTATCAGAATGCAGCAACGATGCGTCTCTTTACAGACAACTCACTGGCTGTTCAAACGTTGGATCGAATTGGTCTGAAGAACGACTGGAAACCTGCAAATTTCGAAGTTTATGGCTTCACTACATCAACGGTTGAAGCATTGCCGGCTGTTCAGGATACGAACCTGATGTATATCGTTCAGAAGGATGATAATATTTTCACGAAAGAACTGAAGGATAACTCCGTTTGGAACGGCCTTAACTTTGTGAAAGAGAATCGTACTTTCGGATTGAGCAGTACTACTTGGGTGTTTGGCGGTCCGATTTCCTCCAAAGTTATCGTGGATGAAGTAGTAAATACATTAACGAAATGA
- a CDS encoding LacI family DNA-binding transcriptional regulator, with translation MSTLDEIAKLSGFSKATVSRVLNESPHVSKETREKILAIMKEADYVPNRNAISLSKGQTQQIGMITMDLNELILSFMNSFVEISDHYGYQTIIYTTGGDKQKELQAFEDLKMKRVDALLILTSVNAQNVISSYCKYGPIVSWQRMDHPEIPSVAMNQYDGYALALEHLIERGYKRIANAFGRPSSINTHSRRLAYEQIMIKYNLPVIEKWYYSTIYGIRDGEQLVRTLMGQPDQPDAILCANDLVAVGVLSEARRQNLNVPGDLAIVGFDNSELSQTLGITTVRNPIAGQAENAFLLLAPALLGRDMELQPLSFQLIQRETT, from the coding sequence ATGTCCACTCTTGACGAAATTGCTAAACTGTCGGGCTTTTCCAAAGCCACGGTGTCCCGCGTCCTAAACGAATCGCCCCATGTTAGTAAGGAGACTCGTGAGAAAATTCTCGCCATCATGAAGGAGGCGGACTATGTCCCTAACCGCAATGCCATTTCTTTATCCAAAGGTCAAACGCAGCAAATCGGCATGATCACCATGGACCTAAACGAGCTTATTCTGAGCTTTATGAACAGCTTCGTCGAAATCTCCGATCATTATGGTTATCAGACGATTATTTATACTACCGGCGGGGATAAGCAGAAGGAGCTTCAGGCCTTTGAGGATCTCAAAATGAAACGAGTCGACGCCCTGCTCATCCTGACCTCCGTCAACGCACAGAATGTTATCTCTTCCTACTGCAAATACGGACCAATCGTATCCTGGCAGCGTATGGACCATCCTGAAATACCGTCCGTTGCCATGAACCAGTATGATGGATATGCACTTGCTCTGGAGCATCTGATAGAGCGAGGTTATAAGCGCATCGCTAATGCTTTCGGCCGTCCTAGCAGCATCAATACCCACAGCAGACGCCTGGCCTATGAGCAAATCATGATCAAATATAATCTTCCCGTTATCGAGAAATGGTATTACTCCACGATCTATGGAATCCGAGATGGAGAGCAATTGGTGCGGACCCTAATGGGACAACCTGATCAGCCGGATGCTATTCTGTGCGCCAATGATTTGGTTGCCGTAGGCGTCCTTAGCGAAGCGCGCAGGCAGAATTTGAACGTGCCTGGGGATCTCGCTATCGTTGGTTTTGATAATTCGGAGCTGTCGCAGACGCTCGGAATCACCACTGTACGGAATCCGATTGCGGGACAGGCGGAGAATGCTTTTCTTCTGTTGGCTCCAGCGCTGCTTGGTAGGGACATGGAGCTGCAGCCGCTGTCGTTTCAACTAATCCAACGGGAGACAACCTAG
- a CDS encoding HAMP domain-containing sensor histidine kinase: MIILIACIIIGTVTSVITSRRMLKSIRSFIDAIDQLAGGDFSMRLQLKHPPEFKILSENINRMAEELGGIEILRTDFVNNFSHEFRTPIVSIKGFAEILKDDELSKDERNEYLDIVIEESTRLATLASNVLNLSKVEAQAILTDRQPFNVGEQIRQCVLLLHAKLTKKHISFKANVQDYMVPGNKEMLNQVWLNLLDNAIKFTPEHGEIEVTMKQMKDQIEITFRDNGAGISPSALPKVFDKFYQQDTSHSTAGNGLGLTIVRKIIDLHGGTVTCDSVPMQETIFTILLLLRKSLDRTVGFFQGFSLFQ, encoded by the coding sequence TTGATTATATTGATTGCCTGCATTATTATCGGCACCGTCACATCAGTAATTACCAGTCGCAGGATGCTGAAATCAATCCGCTCATTTATTGATGCTATTGACCAACTGGCCGGAGGCGATTTCTCCATGCGGCTGCAGCTCAAGCACCCTCCTGAATTCAAGATTCTTTCAGAGAATATTAACCGGATGGCCGAGGAACTGGGTGGCATTGAAATTCTGCGAACAGACTTTGTAAACAATTTTTCCCATGAATTCCGTACTCCGATTGTATCGATTAAAGGGTTCGCTGAAATCTTGAAGGATGACGAGCTGAGTAAGGATGAACGGAATGAATATCTGGATATTGTTATCGAGGAATCTACCCGTCTGGCTACACTGGCCTCCAATGTATTGAACCTCTCCAAAGTGGAAGCACAGGCAATATTAACCGACCGGCAGCCCTTCAATGTCGGAGAACAAATTCGCCAATGTGTCCTGCTACTGCATGCTAAACTTACGAAAAAGCATATTTCCTTCAAAGCCAACGTACAGGACTATATGGTACCTGGGAATAAAGAGATGCTGAACCAGGTCTGGCTGAATTTATTGGACAATGCGATTAAATTCACTCCCGAGCACGGCGAAATCGAAGTTACTATGAAGCAGATGAAAGATCAGATCGAAATTACGTTCCGTGATAATGGAGCAGGCATCAGTCCAAGTGCACTTCCCAAGGTCTTCGACAAGTTCTATCAGCAAGATACCTCTCACTCTACTGCCGGTAATGGCCTGGGGCTTACGATTGTCCGAAAAATCATTGATCTGCACGGCGGAACCGTCACCTGCGACAGTGTTCCAATGCAAGAAACTATCTTTACAATACTACTCCTGCTTCGCAAAAGCCTTGATAGAACCGTTGGGTTCTTTCAGGGCTTTTCACTTTTTCAGTAA
- a CDS encoding RNA methyltransferase: MEIMSPQNTRVKEWAGLQEKKHRDKARKYIVEGVHLVQEALLAEVDVECLAYDLDKGMPAELKGLLQSVQGMDVIGVSAAIISKCSSTNTPQPVFAIVRKEQQAVKAILAKKDSLVVVLDGVQDPGNVGTIIRSADAAEADGVILGQGCADLYNPKTIRSTMGSMFHLPVVEGDLSEILPQARENGTLLVSTSLQGEESCYEHDFHGSQWLLIGSEGKGISPETARLVDKSIIIPMAGRAESLNAAMAATILLFEGMRQRKV; this comes from the coding sequence ATGGAAATCATGTCTCCGCAAAATACGCGGGTTAAAGAGTGGGCCGGGCTACAGGAGAAAAAGCACCGTGACAAGGCTCGTAAATATATCGTAGAAGGCGTTCATCTGGTACAGGAAGCGCTGCTAGCAGAAGTTGATGTAGAATGTCTGGCCTATGACCTCGACAAAGGAATGCCCGCTGAACTCAAGGGGCTTCTTCAGTCCGTTCAGGGCATGGATGTGATTGGCGTATCAGCGGCGATCATTTCGAAATGCAGCAGCACTAATACACCGCAGCCGGTGTTCGCAATCGTGCGGAAGGAACAGCAGGCGGTAAAGGCTATCCTTGCGAAGAAGGATAGTCTGGTGGTTGTCCTGGACGGTGTCCAGGACCCCGGCAATGTCGGCACCATCATCCGCAGCGCGGATGCAGCGGAAGCAGACGGAGTGATCCTCGGCCAAGGGTGTGCCGACCTCTACAATCCGAAGACCATTCGTTCCACGATGGGCTCAATGTTCCATCTCCCTGTGGTGGAGGGAGATTTAAGTGAGATTTTGCCACAGGCCCGGGAAAATGGGACACTGCTGGTGAGCACTTCGCTTCAGGGTGAAGAATCATGCTATGAGCACGATTTTCATGGCAGCCAGTGGTTGTTGATTGGCAGCGAGGGTAAGGGGATTTCGCCGGAAACGGCGCGACTCGTGGACAAGAGTATCATTATCCCGATGGCAGGGCGGGCGGAATCGCTGAATGCGGCGATGGCAGCGACGATTTTGCTGTTTGAGGGAATGCGGCAGCGGAAGGTTTAA
- a CDS encoding TrkA family potassium uptake protein → MAKKQYAIIGMGRFGSSVARALSGMGFDVLAIDADEQRTQEISNIVTHAVSADSTDEEALRALGIRNFDVVVVAIGEDIQASILTTLILKDLGVPAIIAKAKSELHGKVLGKIGADKVIYPERDMGMRVAHHLASPNILDYIELSPDYSILDMKVSGSMIGKNLQELDIRAKYGCNVMAIRQGEEMNISPRAEDRLIDGDILVIVGHKDNLTKLEIAYQ, encoded by the coding sequence ATGGCCAAAAAACAATATGCCATCATTGGCATGGGGCGTTTCGGATCCAGTGTTGCAAGAGCACTCAGCGGTATGGGGTTTGACGTACTTGCGATTGATGCAGACGAGCAGCGGACACAGGAGATTTCAAATATAGTAACACACGCCGTATCTGCAGATTCAACAGATGAGGAAGCGCTACGAGCACTTGGTATTCGCAATTTTGATGTGGTGGTTGTGGCTATTGGAGAGGACATCCAAGCAAGCATTTTGACAACTTTAATCCTGAAGGACCTTGGTGTACCAGCCATTATCGCAAAAGCCAAAAGTGAGCTGCACGGCAAAGTATTAGGAAAAATTGGTGCGGACAAGGTGATTTATCCTGAACGGGATATGGGAATGCGGGTTGCGCATCATTTGGCTTCGCCTAATATATTGGATTATATTGAGCTGTCGCCTGATTATAGTATTTTGGACATGAAGGTATCCGGATCAATGATCGGGAAAAATCTACAAGAGCTCGATATCCGCGCAAAATATGGCTGTAACGTAATGGCTATTCGCCAAGGTGAAGAGATGAACATCTCCCCTCGCGCAGAGGATCGTTTGATCGATGGGGATATCCTTGTAATCGTTGGGCATAAAGATAATCTGACTAAGCTGGAGATCGCGTATCAGTAG
- a CDS encoding small acid-soluble spore protein SspI has translation MPVTIDLRQAIIHKVHGQSEEDLRHMIEGSVDGPEAALPGLGAVFEMIWKDLDTAKQDNLVTMLHDHLETITPGNITS, from the coding sequence ATGCCGGTTACTATTGACTTACGCCAGGCGATTATTCATAAAGTGCATGGTCAATCTGAAGAAGATTTGCGGCATATGATTGAAGGCTCGGTAGACGGACCGGAAGCAGCACTCCCGGGACTTGGCGCCGTGTTTGAAATGATATGGAAGGACTTAGACACCGCTAAACAAGATAATTTGGTTACTATGCTGCATGATCACCTGGAGACGATTACTCCCGGGAATATCACTTCATAA
- a CDS encoding YwmB family TATA-box binding protein, protein MSLIDLGTKTTVSGSPLRIVLKWQGAISGYNDPSVEVAKLSTRLGLTVPSGIDEDGHMTYRSAAVKPYGSRLSLFWSELEEGNSYVIVTLDTADLKDEASFQGLADEVSTILEQSNIKAEWNVSLQGIADQQGGPEGVLSQTEGLLKEQFKAVDEKESYKDVATVSRTYSILDLKRSIVSGNHSVSAQIAVHQEDQHGTNRLTIGFPLITIEY, encoded by the coding sequence ATGAGTTTAATAGATCTCGGGACGAAAACAACGGTATCTGGTTCACCACTACGTATCGTCTTAAAATGGCAAGGGGCAATCAGCGGTTACAATGATCCTTCTGTAGAAGTGGCTAAGCTTAGCACCCGTCTTGGATTGACAGTACCGTCAGGTATTGATGAAGATGGGCATATGACTTATCGTTCAGCAGCGGTAAAACCATATGGATCACGTCTCTCCTTATTTTGGAGTGAGCTTGAAGAAGGAAATAGTTATGTTATTGTGACGTTAGATACGGCTGATTTAAAGGATGAAGCTAGCTTTCAGGGGCTTGCTGATGAAGTAAGTACAATTCTAGAACAAAGTAACATCAAGGCAGAATGGAACGTATCCCTTCAAGGAATCGCTGACCAACAGGGAGGACCTGAAGGCGTACTGTCACAAACAGAAGGATTACTTAAAGAGCAGTTTAAAGCCGTGGATGAGAAAGAGAGCTATAAGGATGTAGCAACAGTCAGCCGTACGTATTCAATTCTTGATTTAAAACGCTCTATAGTTAGCGGCAACCATTCGGTTTCAGCGCAAATCGCAGTGCATCAGGAAGATCAACATGGGACGAATCGCCTAACGATTGGATTTCCATTAATCACCATAGAATATTGA
- a CDS encoding response regulator transcription factor → MEMEEAIKVLLVDDHEMVRIGLAAVLGTEDGIEVVGEAGSGEEGIRLAQEYNPDVVLMDLVMDGMDGIETTKQLMKQYPEIKVIVLTSYLDDEKMYPVIEAGAFSYLLKTSRASEVADAIRAAARGQSVLESQVASKMMNRFRNNAKGESPAYKELTEREMEVLRLLAQGKSNQDIADQLIIGIKTVKFHVTNILAKLGVEDRTQAAIYAYKNGLAE, encoded by the coding sequence ATGGAGATGGAGGAAGCCATTAAAGTATTGCTTGTAGATGATCATGAAATGGTACGGATCGGACTAGCTGCTGTTCTAGGTACTGAAGACGGAATTGAAGTCGTAGGGGAAGCTGGAAGCGGGGAAGAAGGTATCCGCTTGGCACAGGAGTACAATCCGGATGTAGTTTTGATGGATCTCGTAATGGACGGCATGGATGGGATTGAAACGACCAAACAGCTAATGAAGCAGTATCCCGAAATCAAAGTTATTGTGTTGACAAGCTATCTGGATGATGAAAAAATGTATCCGGTGATTGAAGCGGGTGCGTTCAGTTATCTATTAAAGACCTCACGAGCTAGCGAAGTGGCGGATGCTATACGCGCTGCGGCAAGAGGGCAGTCTGTACTCGAGTCACAGGTCGCCTCTAAAATGATGAATCGTTTTCGAAACAATGCAAAAGGTGAATCACCTGCTTATAAAGAGCTTACGGAGCGCGAGATGGAAGTATTACGTCTGCTGGCGCAAGGTAAATCGAATCAAGATATCGCGGACCAACTAATTATTGGGATCAAGACTGTGAAATTTCATGTAACGAATATTCTCGCGAAGCTGGGTGTGGAAGACCGAACCCAAGCAGCAATTTATGCATATAAAAATGGACTAGCTGAATAG
- the liaF gene encoding cell wall-active antibiotics response protein LiaF has translation MHSLSSWHILGEADLDLSLAMAEQKETVMLFQGIFGDMDIQLSDDFGIEIEAFVLFGSIEFGNQRDTGMLNRLNWKSLTMRAVNIR, from the coding sequence ATGCATAGCCTCAGCTCATGGCATATCCTTGGAGAGGCCGATCTTGATCTTTCACTGGCTATGGCGGAGCAAAAGGAAACGGTTATGCTGTTTCAAGGGATCTTTGGTGATATGGACATTCAATTGTCAGATGATTTTGGTATAGAAATCGAAGCCTTTGTGCTGTTTGGATCGATTGAATTCGGTAACCAACGTGATACTGGTATGCTAAACCGTCTGAATTGGAAGTCCCTAACTATGAGAGCAGTGAATATAAGGTGA